In the genome of Paenibacillus sp. FSL R5-0766, one region contains:
- a CDS encoding S9 family peptidase, with protein sequence MMSQRGITSEDLYQITWVNDPTPSPQGGQLVYVSRKTNEARDGYCSHLRLLHLGSQKDRPFTSGEKDHSPAWSPDGSQLAFLREVDGKSQVWIIASDGGEAQQISHLKHGVSSLLWSPDGHTLLVKSSVDMSGDEESEPTDPIDDKPKLLQEHVVDRIRMKSDASGLWNGRRSHLFALAPIDVEPLPVTTGHYDVGDYAWSPDGRSIAWIAQLPEDGEDHNDYTLTNHVYLAKADGSDVQQLTPEGYTFSRLAFAPDGQSIALLASDRSYGNATLVKLYNLPISGGELVCLSTDWDVQLNHSIVGDMRSHLTTTGPVFSRDGSSILCLATIHGSVRIAKFARDGSSADYIWPDEREIYQFAELENGQIVAAVADTRNPGDLYMYEQPENPGVEPVRLTRSNPQLEDEIHLSTPETFWFNSSDGLRLQGWIMKPHGMVDGVKIPTILEIHGGPHMMYGFTFMHEFQILAAQGYAVIYINPRGGLGYGQQFVDACRGDYGGGDYRDLMESVDYALSQYAFIDESRLGVTGGSYGGFMTNWIVGHTDRFKAAVTQRSISNWLSFYGVSDIGYFFTEDQIGGNAWDDTEKLWKHSPLAYVGNVNTPLLILHGEQDLRCPIEQAEQLFIALKRRKQTTRLVRFPGANHELSRGGHPHLRVRRLEHIAGWFNEYL encoded by the coding sequence ATGATGAGTCAGCGCGGCATAACATCGGAAGATCTTTATCAGATTACATGGGTTAATGATCCAACTCCGTCCCCTCAAGGCGGACAACTGGTATATGTAAGCCGGAAAACGAATGAAGCACGTGACGGTTATTGTTCTCACCTGAGATTGCTGCATCTGGGGAGTCAAAAGGACAGGCCCTTTACCTCTGGTGAGAAGGATCATTCCCCAGCCTGGTCGCCCGATGGGTCTCAGTTGGCCTTTTTAAGAGAGGTTGATGGGAAATCCCAAGTGTGGATTATCGCATCAGATGGCGGAGAAGCACAGCAAATCAGTCACCTGAAACATGGCGTCAGTTCCCTGCTCTGGTCACCGGATGGTCATACTTTGCTTGTGAAATCATCCGTGGATATGAGCGGAGATGAGGAATCAGAACCTACAGATCCTATAGACGATAAACCCAAACTGCTGCAAGAACATGTCGTAGACCGGATTCGCATGAAATCAGATGCCAGCGGATTATGGAACGGTAGACGTTCCCACCTCTTCGCTCTCGCACCGATCGATGTGGAACCACTCCCTGTAACTACAGGTCATTATGACGTTGGAGACTACGCTTGGTCACCGGACGGAAGATCCATTGCATGGATTGCCCAGCTGCCCGAAGATGGCGAGGATCATAACGATTACACTCTAACCAATCATGTGTACCTTGCCAAGGCAGACGGATCGGATGTGCAGCAGTTGACCCCGGAAGGATATACGTTCAGCCGGCTGGCCTTTGCACCGGATGGACAATCCATTGCACTGCTCGCCAGTGACCGTTCCTATGGAAATGCCACGCTTGTGAAGTTATACAACCTTCCAATATCAGGTGGTGAACTCGTATGTCTGAGCACCGATTGGGACGTACAGTTGAATCACAGCATTGTTGGCGACATGCGATCACATCTGACAACCACGGGGCCTGTATTCAGTCGGGATGGTTCCTCCATCCTGTGTCTAGCAACCATACATGGCAGTGTCCGCATTGCCAAATTCGCACGAGACGGCAGCAGTGCCGACTATATATGGCCTGACGAACGTGAGATTTATCAATTTGCCGAGTTGGAAAACGGGCAGATCGTGGCCGCTGTTGCCGACACACGAAATCCTGGCGATCTCTATATGTATGAACAACCGGAAAATCCCGGTGTAGAGCCGGTTCGGCTCACCCGCAGCAATCCACAGCTTGAGGATGAGATCCATCTCAGTACGCCAGAGACCTTCTGGTTTAATTCCTCGGATGGCCTGCGGTTGCAAGGATGGATCATGAAACCTCATGGCATGGTCGACGGGGTCAAAATCCCGACCATTCTGGAGATTCATGGCGGTCCACACATGATGTATGGTTTTACATTTATGCACGAGTTCCAGATTCTCGCCGCACAAGGCTACGCTGTTATATATATCAATCCACGCGGTGGCCTCGGATACGGGCAGCAGTTTGTAGACGCATGTCGCGGAGATTACGGTGGTGGCGATTATCGCGATCTCATGGAGAGTGTGGATTATGCCCTGTCCCAATATGCGTTTATCGATGAATCCAGACTGGGCGTAACCGGAGGCAGTTATGGCGGATTCATGACCAACTGGATTGTTGGACACACGGACCGCTTTAAGGCCGCTGTTACCCAGCGTTCCATATCCAACTGGCTATCTTTCTACGGCGTAAGTGACATTGGATATTTCTTCACGGAAGACCAGATTGGCGGTAACGCGTGGGATGACACGGAAAAACTGTGGAAACATTCCCCGCTCGCTTATGTCGGTAACGTGAACACCCCGCTGCTCATTTTGCACGGCGAACAGGACCTGCGATGTCCAATTGAACAGGCCGAGCAGTTGTTCATTGCGTTGAAACGGCGCAAACAGACCACAAGGCTTGTTCGTTTCCCAGGTGCCAACCATGAGTTGTCCCGTGGAGGTCACCCTCACTTGAGGGTACGCCGTTTGGAGCATATTGCCGGATGGTTTAACGAGTACCTGTAA
- a CDS encoding STM3941 family protein, translating to MSTSYEQHVEYPSRKRMAWLTAGAALFVAAGFFLIFDSSSVTNDSILSDVIGLLSILFFGLCFCYSLVKMIKKEPSFVIDEDGFVDASSYTAGGAVAWKDVENIFMYELMGQKMIGVKLRDEKAFLDRQNGMKRKLMTFNSNMVDATISVAQSSLTVPLDQLYIMMMSHWRHVSDNMMYDSYNRR from the coding sequence TTGAGCACATCCTATGAGCAGCATGTGGAATATCCAAGCCGGAAACGAATGGCGTGGCTTACGGCAGGGGCGGCACTCTTTGTGGCAGCCGGATTTTTTTTGATTTTTGATAGTTCTTCAGTTACGAATGATTCCATCCTTTCGGATGTGATTGGACTTCTTTCCATTTTGTTTTTTGGGCTATGTTTCTGCTACAGTCTGGTAAAGATGATTAAGAAGGAACCTTCTTTTGTAATCGATGAGGATGGGTTTGTGGATGCATCTTCTTATACTGCAGGAGGAGCCGTGGCCTGGAAAGACGTTGAGAATATTTTTATGTATGAATTAATGGGACAGAAAATGATCGGGGTCAAATTGCGGGACGAGAAAGCCTTTCTGGATCGCCAGAACGGGATGAAACGTAAATTGATGACGTTCAACAGCAATATGGTCGATGCGACCATCAGCGTTGCCCAAAGTAGCCTCACAGTGCCACTGGATCAATTGTATATCATGATGATGAGCCACTGGAGACATGTGAGTGATAACATGATGTATGATTCGTATAATCGTCGTTAG
- a CDS encoding aldo/keto reductase, translating into MMHGDATRTILLPDGTALPAIGQGTWNMGEKQSSQEEEVRALRSGIEQGMTVIDTAEMYAEGGAEVVTGKAISGHRDEVFLVSKVYPHHADRKQMITACERSLTRLGTDRLDLYLLHWRGGVPLEETVEALEQLKQSGKIIRWGVSNLDTRDMQELWSLPEGAKCMVNQVLYHAASRGIEHDLLPWMRERSVPVMAYCPLAQGGRLRSELLEHPVIQEIAQGRGVTTSQIALAWVIRDGDVLAIPKAVQLNHVADNAAAVNIVLTQEELTRLDKAFPAPEGKVPLDIV; encoded by the coding sequence ATGATGCATGGTGATGCAACACGCACGATTCTACTTCCGGATGGAACTGCCCTGCCTGCGATAGGACAAGGCACATGGAACATGGGAGAGAAGCAATCTAGCCAAGAAGAAGAAGTACGAGCACTTCGTTCCGGTATTGAACAGGGAATGACCGTGATTGATACGGCGGAGATGTATGCAGAAGGTGGGGCAGAAGTTGTTACGGGAAAGGCCATCTCGGGCCATCGTGATGAAGTTTTTCTCGTATCCAAAGTATATCCCCATCATGCGGATCGCAAGCAGATGATTACGGCTTGTGAGCGTAGTCTCACGCGTCTTGGTACAGATCGTCTGGATCTGTATTTGCTTCACTGGCGTGGAGGAGTACCGCTCGAAGAGACGGTTGAGGCTTTGGAACAATTGAAGCAATCCGGTAAAATCATTCGCTGGGGTGTATCAAATCTGGATACAAGGGATATGCAGGAGTTATGGAGTCTGCCGGAGGGGGCTAAGTGCATGGTGAACCAGGTGCTCTACCATGCAGCTTCGCGTGGTATTGAACATGATCTGCTTCCCTGGATGCGGGAACGGAGCGTTCCTGTAATGGCGTATTGTCCCCTGGCTCAGGGTGGCAGACTTCGAAGTGAATTGTTGGAGCATCCCGTCATTCAGGAGATTGCACAGGGTCGAGGAGTTACGACTTCGCAGATCGCATTAGCCTGGGTGATCAGGGATGGAGATGTGCTGGCGATTCCCAAGGCGGTACAGCTGAATCATGTAGCAGACAATGCAGCAGCAGTGAATATCGTTTTGACACAAGAGGAACTCACCCGTTTGGATAAGGCATTCCCTGCGCCTGAAGGCAAAGTACCTCTAGATATCGTGTGA
- a CDS encoding GntR family transcriptional regulator, producing MTMEFDNNLPIYLQIMQYIKRQIVTGTLQAGDKIPSVRELAAELQINPNTVQRTFQELEREEVVETKRGLGRYVTSEERKIMTIKKEMAGELLERFLTGMQELGIEEQDILSIVADAVAEGKGGTTHE from the coding sequence GTGACTATGGAATTTGATAACAATTTACCAATCTATCTGCAGATCATGCAGTATATCAAAAGACAGATTGTAACCGGGACACTTCAGGCAGGTGACAAAATACCTTCGGTTCGTGAACTGGCGGCTGAACTACAGATCAATCCCAATACAGTACAACGGACATTTCAGGAGCTTGAGCGGGAAGAAGTGGTTGAAACCAAACGGGGCTTGGGCAGATACGTAACCAGTGAGGAGCGGAAGATTATGACGATCAAAAAAGAGATGGCCGGTGAATTGCTGGAACGCTTTCTGACCGGAATGCAGGAACTGGGGATCGAAGAGCAGGACATCTTATCCATCGTAGCCGATGCTGTTGCGGAAGGAAAGGGAGGAACAACGCATGAGTAA
- a CDS encoding ABC transporter ATP-binding protein yields MSNILELNQINKTYGNKKALSNITLDIAPGRIVGLLGSNGSGKSTLMKLVAGLLHPSSGTIQVTGKPVGLETKALVSFMPDRPLTEKWMRVRDAIAYYRDFYADFDEEKAREMLDFMNLVESDRVRHLSKGMNERLQLTLALSRKARLYLLDEPIGGVDPVARGKILDAIVKFYDEDSSLIISTHLVNDIERIFDEVVFIREGELVMREEVETLRLKYGKSVDEMFKEVYAE; encoded by the coding sequence ATGAGTAACATCCTTGAACTGAACCAGATCAATAAAACATATGGCAATAAGAAAGCGCTCAGTAATATTACATTGGATATTGCTCCAGGACGAATCGTAGGTCTGCTGGGTAGCAACGGTAGTGGAAAAAGTACGCTCATGAAGCTGGTTGCAGGTTTGTTGCATCCGAGCAGCGGAACGATTCAAGTCACAGGTAAGCCTGTTGGGCTGGAGACGAAGGCGCTGGTTTCGTTCATGCCGGATCGCCCATTAACCGAGAAGTGGATGAGAGTGCGGGATGCGATTGCATACTATCGCGATTTCTATGCTGATTTTGATGAAGAGAAGGCACGGGAGATGCTGGACTTTATGAACCTTGTCGAGAGTGACCGGGTACGGCATCTGTCTAAAGGCATGAATGAACGACTACAACTAACACTGGCACTTTCTCGTAAGGCTCGTCTGTATTTGCTGGATGAACCTATCGGTGGAGTTGACCCGGTTGCGCGTGGCAAGATTCTGGATGCGATCGTCAAATTCTATGATGAAGACAGCAGTCTGATCATCTCCACGCATCTTGTGAATGATATCGAACGGATTTTTGATGAAGTTGTCTTTATTCGCGAGGGTGAGTTGGTGATGCGGGAAGAAGTGGAAACGCTCCGTCTGAAATATGGGAAAAGTGTGGATGAGATGTTCAAGGAGGTCTATGCGGAATGA